Genomic window (Culex pipiens pallens isolate TS chromosome 3, TS_CPP_V2, whole genome shotgun sequence):
TTTGAGCAGCTATtgcttttttctgcaatactGTGGTAGTGTGCAATGCATCGTAATAGTCATCGCGACCTCCGATACTTATTTGGtttttttctctgaaacaaatcaaattttcattgtttttcagCAAAGAGCGTCCAGATGAACAATTGGGTCCTTGATTGGGTCcctaaattgggtcctaaaattaagcttaagttggtgatattattgttcacaattataaagcttatttttctgagtacaatgaccctttgtacgaaaaaagaatttaaaatggatttttaaatcaattttgaaaaattaacctcacggtccttcttgacagaaaagttcctacttgacagctcgttccaaggggaccagagttgatccatcgaaaaaatgttgtcatgtcattattttttttgcattaaaatgaaaaaaaaagtgatcagaaatgggtttttatcgtgttttttaccgttgtacataaaaattgggctttagtacccaattaaaaataagacaacgaaaacaattttttttattcgattatccaaagtgaaattttaccaacgccttaggataatcgagtctggactgtactcaaTTCTCTgacagaaaaattcaaaaataaaaaaaatatgattcacaaactaaaaaaaaaaacaaacacagaaatttgtaatttaaaattgaaaaaaataaaagcatggtctaaaattttaaaatcaaaaattcataaaaaaacaaaaatctcaatttaaaaaatttaaaaagttcagacaattgaaaattcaaatattcaacaatgctaaaattaaaaattcgaagaaattaaaatttagaaactattaaaattataaaagtagtaaataaaaaaattaaaattctaaaatctaggaatttgaaaattttaaaaccagtTCGTATTCTATTGcccaaagtttttgtcaaatttcAATCTTTAAATTGTTAAAGTTTGAATTTCTAACCCAAAGCGGTATAcacacttcggaaggaaccggctaagaaaaaaatcaaataggcagcagcggcagcgcaatcaagtcagagagggtgaagaaaggccccaagaaatcgctccctcttctttgttctgctgttcgtaaagctgtttcttgacccctttccttccgatctgcatactagcctttaagctcgacaaaacaaaaacaagacgacgatttttttttgtgactcgattatccgaaaaaaaaaacattttaaaattttaaaatcaaaaactcacaaaaataatcaaaaactctaaattttaaaattttcaaaagtttagaaaatcaaaatttcaaatattcaacaatgctcaaattaaaaataagaagaaattgTAATTTGGAAactattaaaattataaaatagtaaatcaaaaatttaatattcgaaaatctaggattttttttaaattttcagaccAGTTCGTACTCTATTGCCCAAAGTTTTGgtcaaattttccaatctttaaattgtttaagtttgagtttctaacctaaaatatgactccaaaaatgcctttttttaatttaaggtgTCGGCAAAATGGCACCATTTCAAACGTCGCAcctttaaagaataaaaatacttattgcaaattttacattttaagattagtgcgctgaccacggggacgcatAGTCTCGTTTTTGGATGATCATTTCCATTTCTTTTGTGCCGCTATTtatgtgcttgggtgagtggttaatATTAATTAGTggagggattttattaaatgatcagggctggccgctttaatttttgcaatgcattttcgggttttctcggatgtactacaattaaaatgattataaatattataattattaataatgacaagaaatgtgctttcatcggactggctgcgtttgtattaaattagattagattattgcaaaaatattaaaaaaatgtgaagattTGGAATTCTATAAAATAAGTCTTAACTATCCATcggcattttttttaccgtgcatcaacATGTTTAGAGATACTGTtacactgaaaacccaaccatggtagttgctaccatattgtagggttaaattgagaacacgcaccgacgtatttttgctaaaaacaatccgtgcttggattgactgattaacgcagtcagttttactatgtcgagagcggaatggtaattttaaccctccaataccgagagaatgataatgattttgtaattgctaccatgcaattttgtggaagtatggtacattttaccatatttgcgtttacttttaccaaaaagccacagttaatttaataagcagcatttttagcaaatgttcttaaaattaccatggtcgggctttcagtgtaccgtaaactggggtgactttgatagcccggggtgacattgatagaaatttgatttggccactaattttgatacatccaatgtaacagtcacgtttttgaatatatgttcgacaataagctatcccttaatgcttacatactcaaaattctcaaaaatgtttagatattaatttgacgggcatttgaaaaacctatcaaagtcaccccgggctatcaaagtcaccccagtttacggtactgaccgcagaaattcaactttttggGATAAGGcctttgcaaacatttttcaaagtttatgtcacccctcaACAAAAACGTTCCACAAAATCAGGGGTCAAATCTAGGGTCATTCATATTTTCAAGAAACTTTAAATGGTAAATGAAATGCGAAATGAATATAATTTCCTGCATTGAttcaaattattgttatttttatgcttatctcaaattttgcttttgtttCCTAATATAAAACTCGTGAACAATGCATTGTAGAAACTGTGAATCAACATGGTTGCGTTTTCTGTGAACTGAAAATCATGCAATTATCATTACAGTTctgtttcgattatccggacACTTTTAGTGCCGTGCGTCACGTGTCGTGATGCACCGTGCACACCAATATGATCGCATGTTCTGCCACGATGATTTGCCATGATCGTGAAAACCCTTTGTTTTCCAGCTGCGGCTACAGAGCGTCTGCGCAACCAATTTACATGCAGCCACAGAAAGccatgaatacaaagagacgagttgttccttttaattccgctatatatttttaatatcttgacagatacgtatttcgtctactacttgcagaaaGCCGTTCGCACTTATCTTAGTGCACACTTTCACTGCTAGTGAAATTCACTCACGCTATTCGCTTGAACTAATCTGTTTTCGATAAACACCTACAGTTTTAAATAGACGTGCGTAGTCGATGCGTGGCGGAATCCCATCACAAAGAGAGAGCTAGTCTTTGAGTGCGCTTAGTCACTGGGTGATCCTTCGATGGGATCGTTGATCTTGATTTCTTACATAAGTGCTTGCAGTGATTAGTTCGTGTGGATTGATAACGTGTTGCCCTAAAAGTGTTTGACCGATAGCTACACGGATATGTTGTAAGGTATAAAGTTATCCgtagaaaatatttgcattttcaaGCTGCAATGTGTGTTTGGCACGAATCCTGAACTTGAACTTGACCGTGAAGGAAGATTTGATCAAGAGAAAGCTGTTGGTTGTGAAGGCGCGGTCAGCAACGTTCGGtctagtcttgattttttttgtgggtaAAATCGCGATTGGTGAGAAAATACACCGACACAATGACGAAAACGATGAACGAACGGGAAACTCCCGGAAGTGAATGTACAAACTTGATCATGGCAAAGCAGACAGAACAGAGAGTTTCTCTCATTAACAGTACACTAATATTTATGGCTTTTGTGTGGACGAATCGCGTGAGAATCTCTTCTAAGTTGGCTTAATCTTTCCCGGTGTTGCAATTATTCAAATTGACCGGTTGATGTCTGACTGACACCGTCCATCACGTAGCACCAGAACAGAAGCAGAGTTtcagcacagacaaacagaaggAAATCATTGAACATTTTAGTAGTCCTCCTACTGGTTGACACGCAGATCGCGATGGTGTGATAGCGTGCTCGAATAAGTTAATGCTGTCAAACGCCTGTAGATAAgcattcaaattgaccgttaattttttgattgatgggGCAAAAGATTCacttctgtttgtctgtggtttgaGTTTTTAATGTGCACAACTTGCGGCCTGATGCAGCCGAAAACGTGCCTTGAAGCGTGGGTCGCGACATTGCTCCAAAATGTtcgaaaacattaaataaaaaaaattacgagaaatataaatgaaaaaaaaagttgaggcaGTTAGACGGCGTTTCGAGAGTTCAGAACAATCGTCCCCTCCCAAAATGAGCGGACAACTCTCACAGACTGCGGGGCGTGGAAATCAGCTCATTAAAGGCACCGTAAAACAATATCGTTTCGTTGCAAAAATTTCGCCGCTGCGCTACTGGACAGCCGAACCCCCATTATAAACAATCACAAGCTCAGCTGATTTTCGCGAACAAATTAAATTGTGAAGGCAGCAAAAATTATGAGCTTGTTGGCAAACAACTTGCAGCCACGCGGCAAGAGACAAATTGTTTTTGGTGCTCCTCATGAATTGCCGTATCTTGCcgtttatttgaatttgaagaGCGCGGCATCGTGTCGGCCCAGACAAATAGACGCATGTCTCTTTCTAACGTCAtcaatcaacaatttttaaataaatttgtatgaaCAGAAACTCACCACAGCAACTATGAATTCACCACTGTTCATCCACACGCTTTTGACAGTTGCTTGAAACTGTATTCACGAACACCAGCATACATTTCATGTGCACGTGTTCACCACTAGGTGGCCTAGTGAAGAGTAATTGATaattatttagaattaaaaaaaaacaaagataagtCTGTTTGCCTAAGGTGTCAGCCATTTTCGCAAAACTCGTTAGCGGGCGTTGTGCAAAGAACAGGTCATATTTATGCGTGATTATCTGAAGGCAACTGGAAATTTGACCAAACGAGCTGGGgttttcctttattttaaggattttatctaattttgacCTTATAAATAGCATTAAAATGGTGTCATTTTTAGCTCACTACAAAAGCGAACGAGACGTTCCGATAATTAGCACCAAGTTTGATTAATTGCCTCTGGTGAATCTGCGTGACGAGTTGTTTTATTGAATCGTACTCATCACCCTCTTATAGCCCATCAATCGCTCCGCATACCTTactattacttttttttctgcgaTGCCTCTTCAATGAAGTGTTTTGGCACCCGTCTGTTTCAAACAAAAGTGCCATTAACGCCGATGGGGAACACTAATTTGTACTCAGTCCTGTCCCTGTCTTTTAATGGTCCGATGACACTGTGCGCCGGGACAGTCGTTAGCCCTGATGATGTGCCATTATCCGATGGCTGTGGGTAGGACTTGTTACATAAGTTTAATATACTTTTCGGTTGACtgttttgataaaaacaaaTCTTTGTAAAGCCCATTTTGTAGAAAGAGCACAgccgttctacgcatatttgTCTCATGtcgtatccagatttttaagcgaagatggcgttacgaatggtgcacgcccgaagtgtcaaaatcacgcagtggtaccaacattacaaaaaaaatgtcccatGGCTGACagtcacactttttttttctaatgttggtaccactgcgcgattttgcATGCCAGATAACAAAttctgtttacttttttttatttgcaaaaaatcgaaaaatgaaacatcAACAGTGATTCGATGAATCAACTGTGGCCACATGTTGCCCAATAGAATGAGCTGCCAAACAAGTCATTTTGCCAAACAAGTTCATTTTCAGGTTACGATACAACATTTGCAAAATTGATTTGTCGTCGTTCTTTAtgtaacttgaaaaaaaaaaaaatccgctgtATGAACTCgaatttaggacccaattaaccttcgggaagtcgtaTGTTTTctcctttcttacaagtgccgttacaaactgtgtacaaagtacacgcacagacaaacagacgtgactctccatacaaattatttttgaaatccatcgtccttaaTCAACcccaccaaatcacggcgacgccagcgctgcctggtgagctgatgccgaagcgcagcccaaacataccaatacaaatccattactgtcatgtgtcatgtcagtgtatgcgtgagacaatcaagccttaacgattgtaaacatcaacagctgaccgacataattttgttgatgctgatcgtcagtacccgatgcaaaaaataaaaatcaacgtCGAAGATGACGGTGAATCAgttccgtttccaatggcagaacctcatgagccaaatcatgcggcagcaccAGCAACGACGCACTACAACCGCAACGATAGAGATCAAaccactggtcctccccgttgcttCCAAGTTCTGTCGAAGATTCCTCCTCCCCCAGGTTTGGAAACATCCGCggggaacgtgtccacggcgcagttAAGTTGCGCCAAACAACAAAAGCAAGGCAAAGGTTCCAAAAAATGCTGCCGTTAAATTTATATCGAAACAGAACCACAGAAACTGAACTGTGGAAAAAAGATTGAGTGGTGCAACATCGCCAAAAGGCCAAAAGGACgatcagcagcagcaatctgagcaggAGTCCTcgaaggataagcaggttgctccgaatGAGATGACTCCTCCGCAGTAGCGggcgcctcagcagcagcctcgACATCGGCAGGCAGTTGAACAGGCCTACCGGGTTAATATTGGGGCAAGAGGCTATGGCCAAGGCTGCCCCAACCTTTTCCTGCAAAGCCTGGATTGTGATTCACCGTTAGATTTCCTgaattccataaatttttgtgTTCTCATTTGCTGCCtcgcacgtgctcacgctcaacttaaaaacaaaaacacgcatcacacacactgagaaaagacgggtgagctgtcacgacagcagcgccatcagcgccgggtgagtggatgccgaaacaaaattgcatttgaaataaccgttttcgaaggacgatggttcggcactcgagtgtcccgtctgtttgtctgtggtacaCGTATGCGACTGCTGGTGGCTTAAGTGTGGACAAATTTGatcttaaaattattatattttttctccacattagaacataacttctttggtttgttatgtttttctttatttgtttTAAGTATGTTTTTGTGTCTTGGGAACATAAAACGACCACAGGCATGCCAtagaattatttctgatcactttattgattttcaagctaaataaaaaataatgtttgtgtTTTAGATTTCGTAAAGGAATGGCaaacaaataattatttatacTGCATTTCTATAGGGATTGAAATGGCCGAAAAACAGTCCAGTAAATCGGCAAACTCAGCAAAGGACGATCAGGATACGCGACTACAATTTCTGGAGCATTTCGACGACATTTTCAAGTGTACCATATGCCTAATCAAACTGCAAGATCCCCACCTGTGCCCTCGGTGCTCAAAACTGTACTGCTACGACTGCATCTCCGAGTGGCTGTTGATGAACTGTCCAGAGTCCGAGCAGCACATGAAATGTCCCAACTGTAAGCTAGACCTCCAGCTGGATAAACTGGTGAAAGTGCGCTGGTTCGAAGAAGTGGAAAAGCTTCAGCAACGTAACCACAACGGTGTCCTTGAACCGTCCTGCTCCTCCGCAAAGCCATCGAGTAAGAAGGACATTTGCCCGAAGCATCAGCACGCCATCAACTTCTTCTGCTGCACGTGCAGGCTGTGCGTTTGCGACGAATGCCTACCGGAAATGCACCTTGATCATACGTTCAAATGCTTGGACGTGATCTACACCAGCAACGTGCAGATTGCGGAGGAGGAATTTGAAAAGCTGAGGCACTACCTGAAGAAGATTTCAACGCTCGTCGAGAAGGTCGATCGTAACGTGGAGCTGGTAAAGAAGGTGAAGGAGGAAAAGTTGCGAGAAATTCGTGTAATTGCGGAGAGTGCCATCGAAGGGCTCGAGCGACAGGTTGGCGAAAAGTTGCAGAAACTTCAGGGCCACAAGTTCGCTCTGCTGGCCGAGATTCAGGAGATTGAAAAGTCACTGCGGCACATGGAAGCGGAGGTCGCGACCAGCAGCCGGTCGGCGTTCTTGGCGAAGAAATCGAAGATTTTCAAAGAATGCAACAAGATTCGAATGAATCCGATTAAGGACTTTAAACAAATTCGAGTCCCGGTAAGCCTGAAAATGTAAGTTCATGAGTGATTTTTGTTTCAGCTTCTTCATTGCAACTTTAATTGCAgcgaaattccaacaatttatGAGACTGGCATATTTGTGATAGAAAATTTTTCATCCTTTGACGACAACAAGATGGCATATTCCAATGAATTTTCCGACAACTTTGGTCACATTTGGCGCATCATGGTCTGGTGCGTAATTTCCGAAGATCAGCTTGGGATTTACCTTGAGCTGGTAGATGGCAACCCGTGCTGGTAAGTTTAACCTTTCTGGtttcgatttgaaaaatttaaatgttcaaacaattttcaGGATGGAATGTCGCTTCCAACTAATCCACCCAGAGCCCAAAAAGATCATTCACAAGAAAATCAAGCAATTCTTCGATGGAGGCACCCAGAAGGACTGGGGCTTTCGCGACTTTGTGACCCTCGGGACAATCTTGGACGATAACTACCTGAAGGAAGACGACTCCCTTGAGCTGCTGTACCACATCCGACCTTGccccgctgctgctgcttctgttgCCGCTGGCTGTAGCGGAGTCTCCGAATAAAATATGACAGAGTCTGAGCACCTCGCGTAaaataaatctagagttttttttgaaaaggtcctataaacaaaatttttattttttgcttaatgggtgtttttagaaccgccttgagtcaggggtattcaaaaacacccaaaaagcaaaaagtgaaaattttgtttataggaccttttcaaaaaaaactcgagaaataCTCTTTTTATCGCAGTTTTGTGGACTTGCTTTCAACAGGCACTCTCATTTGTGGCGCTTAAATGCAATTTAGATAGTCGAGGAGGTCGGGTCGAGTTGCATAATTGTGCCATTTTCTTTCGTTTTGTtgttggcgttttttttttggttgtattgtGGGACAAACCAGTACTCGCAAATCTTGTCGCTTGGTTTTTGCCCCAAACGAAACTAAACAGCAATTTAAGTGTCGGCTTTCTTTGCTAGCCGCTGTAACATCTTCCTCTGCGGGGCCACCGGTCCGCAAGTGATTGCCCAACGGGTGAAGGTAACCGACAAGTAGTAGCCGCTGGGGACTGGTTTCACTCCTCCACATCAAGACGTGGATAAGGTGTCTCATCGGATTTAGTCcaaattcaatctttttataGTTGGATTGTTTAATATCATAGAACGAACAGAATCATTCAGATATTCGAAAAGTAAGTTATGCTCATCTGTACAGCTAAGGGTAGTCTCAATCAAgatgtacatggaaaaacaaCTTGTTAACTTGCTTCCAATTTTGCGAAGGAAAAGACAAGCAGGAAGAAACATTACCCAAGTGGCGACATTGGTTtgtgtaattctccgccaaatgATGGGTTGGCGCAAGATTATGGACGAAGACGACGTGACCACGAAATAGTGACCGAAAGTAAAAGTAGCCCATCAGCTTATCCGGCCACAGCGTAATAGGGCCCACACATGGGACAGAATTTAAAAAGCACTGTTTTGCAATGATTGAGCATATCCAAATTTTGGCATTCGTTGATCTTTCGATTCCATtttataggggaaataaacccattttaagcctaataagcggtcttgtttgaatgatgctggataatctggagagttccttgaaattcagtaaaaccaagaacaccaacgagtagagcaactttttgtgaacatttctgtttattttcacttttattaaaagttatgctatttcttttacaagcatttttaaaaaatatttctaaatcgcattctaatcagtcgtgtgcattgggccacgcccatttttctattttcagcttagttcttttttcttccaacgctcgtttgggtctgtttcgtgctgccaaaattgattaaattttgagcgaacactcacgaaaagtagtattatagagaaagtttcctggcaacaccacaagcgctgctgctggtggtggtggccaccctttgttctttatttgccttcgcttctagctcggttttcttcagccttcgattggaatgggtcgtcaaaagtcaaacgtcaaaagatttggagcgtttgtttttttgatggcgcttgctaattatttacatgtttcgggattatttttcaagtgagtgactaagtaacggtcaaaagaacatgttgccggtagttggaagcaattttatatcttaagcgctttgatatcgttagcgcaagtgaaaagatattgatggcgactatCGTTAAGCAgataacctctgatcttgcgtgtggatgtgtgtgccaccaaaatgatg
Coding sequences:
- the LOC120432374 gene encoding E3 ubiquitin-protein ligase TRIM37-like; the protein is MAEKQSSKSANSAKDDQDTRLQFLEHFDDIFKCTICLIKLQDPHLCPRCSKLYCYDCISEWLLMNCPESEQHMKCPNCKLDLQLDKLVKVRWFEEVEKLQQRNHNGVLEPSCSSAKPSSKKDICPKHQHAINFFCCTCRLCVCDECLPEMHLDHTFKCLDVIYTSNVQIAEEEFEKLRHYLKKISTLVEKVDRNVELVKKVKEEKLREIRVIAESAIEGLERQVGEKLQKLQGHKFALLAEIQEIEKSLRHMEAEVATSSRSAFLAKKSKIFKECNKIRMNPIKDFKQIRVPVSLKIEIPTIYETGIFVIENFSSFDDNKMAYSNEFSDNFGHIWRIMVWCVISEDQLGIYLELVDGNPCWMECRFQLIHPEPKKIIHKKIKQFFDGGTQKDWGFRDFVTLGTILDDNYLKEDDSLELLYHIRPCPAAAASVAAGCSGVSE